Within the Pseudobythopirellula maris genome, the region CGATGAACAGCCCGGCAGCGACCCAACCGCCCGTGCCGAGCGAGCGTTGCAGCGGGAACTCGTTGCGCGGCAGGTGGCGGAACGTCAGGGCGACGGTGAGCGAAGCCGTGGGGGCGTAAGCCTGGAAAAAGAGCAGGAGCCAAATGAGAAACGTGGTCTGCGATTCGCTGTGGAGCATATTCCACAGGAAAAACGCGCCGGCGGCGTGCAGCGCGGCGAGCATCTTTTCGATCGAGAAGTAGCGGTCGGCCACCACGCCGAGCACCAGCGGAGCGATCAGGGCCCCGAGGGCGGCGGTCGAGGTGGCGACTCCCACGAACGACCCGCCGAACAGGCCGGCGCCCGAGTCGCCCGTGTTGGCGCCGATGTACGTGCCGAGCGTCGGTGTCCAGATCCCCAGACTCATGTTCTGGAAGATCATCATGACGGCGATGCGCAGCCGCACAGGATTGCTGGTCGCTAGCGGCGCGCTGGGGGGGCGTGCGATCGCCATCTTGGCACGGGTGGCAGTTGGGGAGGGTGGGGCCCGCAGCGGGTGGGGGCGGGCCGCAACGGCCCGCTAGAAAATGGGCCCACAAAAAAACCCCCGCTCAGGAGCGGAGGTTCATTCGTGATTCGCTGCGATCCGCCAAGCGTGCGGGCAAACCGTCATGCGAGGTGGGTCAAGTGGAGGATAGCGGGCTCGAACCGCTGACCTTCTGGCTGCCAGCCAGACGCTCTCCCAACTGAGCTAATCCCCCGTGGGATTCAGGCGCCACGCTCGTGCGGGCCTGATTGGCCGTCGTCACTGAGCCGCTGTAGGAGCCCACTGCGGGCGGGCGTGTGACGAACGAACGCTTAGGAATATCAGCCCACGCGGCGTGTGTCAACGGGACCCCCGCCAGGGGCCGCCATCCGATTCGGGGCGTCCCCCCAACGCCCCGCCGCCCCGACAGGTTATGTTGGAGTGCTCTAGAGTCTTGCCAGAAAGCCCCAACCACGCCGCCTATGTCCGCCCCCGCCGCCAAAACATCCAGAAAAGGGGCGGCGGCCGCATTGGTAAAAGTCGCGAAACTCTTGTGCGGGCTGACGCTGCTCGGCGTGCTGGCCTGGCAGGCGCAAGCACACGACTCGTTCGCTCGGCTGGTCCGTGAGCCGAAGCGGTGGGATTTTCTCCTCGGCGCCGTGGCGATCACCGCCGCGGCGATGCTGGTCAGCTTCCAGCGGTGGCGTTTGGTAGCGCGGGCCGCCGGGGTCGAGATGAGTGTGCTCGAGGCGTTGCGGCTCGGTTCGCTCGGCTTTGCGATGAATTTCATCGCCCTGGGCAGCGTGGGGGGCGACGTGTTCAAGGCGGCGTTTCTCGCCAAGCGCCAGCCGGGCAAGGGGCCCGCTGCCGTGGCGAGCGTGTTGCTCGATCGGGCCCTGGGGCTCTTCACCATGCTCGCCTACGCCAGCGTCGCGGCAGCGGCGGCGGGCTGCCTCTCTTACCAAAGCGGCATGCCCGAAGCCGCCGTCGGGGTCGGTCGCGGCGCCGCGATCGGGTTGGCGATTGGCGCGGTGGGCGTGGCGATCGCTTTGCTGACTCCCACGCGGTGGATCGCCCGCGTGGCCGCCGCTACCGAACTCCGGCTGGGGGCCAGCGCGGCCAACCTGCTGAGGACCTGGCTGGAGTGCCGGTCGCGCGGCGCCACGATGGCGGCCGCGTTGGCGATGAACCTCTTCGGCCAGGCGCTGCTGATTTTAGGTTTCTACTGCGTCGCCCGCGGCTTGCCGCTCGCCGTGCCAGGCTTGCTCGAGCACTTTGTGATCGCCCCCCTTGGGCTGATCGCCGCGGCGCTGCCGATCTCGCCCAACGGGCTCGGCACGACCGAGGCGGCGGTCGAGCTGCTTTATCGGGCCCTGGGCGACGGGGCGACCGGCTCCGAGACGGTGGGCGCCACGAGCGGCGTGGTCGCGGGCAACGGCGCGTTGGTGGCCTTCGGCCATCGCTTGACACTGATGCTGCTCGGCGGCCTGGCCGGCCTGTATTACTTCACGGCGCCCGCCGCGCGGGTGGCGATGGCGACCGAATCGGCCGAGTGAGACACCTGCGCCGACGCTGCGATTTTTTTACCGAGCGGGTATGCTCAAGCATCCGTCACCCGGCCAAAAATCGATTCCCCCCATCCACCCGCCGTTCTCCTCGCTCTTCCGTCCCTTTTTGGTGCAGCCCATGTCGCGTGAAGCCCAACAACTCGCTCGGTTGGTGCAGTCGCTCTTGCGACGCAGCGGCAAAAAAGGAGGGTTGCCGCTCCGTTGGGTTGTCGCATTGTGCGTCCTGGCCCTCGGCTACGTGCTGTTGCGGCCAACGCTCGAGCGGTCGCTCGGCGTTTCGCTGCCGAGCATCGTGGGCGAGGCTCCCGAGTTTGACGCCCCTACGGATGACAGGCGGTCGGATGATAGGCGGTCTGGCGACAGGCGGCCGGGCGACGACAGGTCAACGGGAGAGTCGTCGGAGGCGGGATCGGTCTTTTCCGCCTCGCCCGATGAACTAGCCGATCTGGCGGGCATCTTCTCGGACGAAGGTCGCGGCGTGTTCGAATCGCCGGCCGGGCTGCGCTACACACGCGGCAGCGCCCACGGGCACCGGCTCCAACACGTCATGGCGCACGCGCGCGACGACCCGCAGCGTCCCGGTCAGCACGGTGTGTTCGCCAGCGACGACCCGGCCGCCGTTTTTGGGCTGATCGACGAGGCATACGAATTGGCCCTCACGGGCGAGCGGACCGAAAACCAGCAAGAAGGCCCCCGCACAACTTACACGGTCGACATGAACCGCAGGATTGGTTCGATCGGCGGCCAATCGGGTGGCCGCCGCAACCACCCGGCCGCCCGTCACCTGAGGCTCGTGGTGCAAGGCGACCGTCTAATCACCGCTTACCCAGTGACGCCCTGACTATTCAGCGCCGCTTACCGGTCAACTCCACCAGAGCGATATGAGCGTTCCAAGCGATGAGATGCTGTATGTGGGCTTCTGCCGTGTTTGCGGCACGGGGCCGCTGGGGCTGCGTTTGTGCGGCGGCTGCGGCGCGTTGGTGATCCTCTGCGACGAGTGCGACGCGGTCTGGACCACGGCCGACACGTCGGCCCCGCCCGCCTTCAGCGACGAGCCGGAGCTGCCCTGCCCCCATTGCGAGGCGTCGCTCGTCGACGCCCCGTCGAGGTGGGCCACGCGCGAGGAGGTCGCCTCCTGCGACTGGCTCGCCAGCGCGATCGACGCGGGCGAGCTCTCGCTCGAGAGCGGCAAGCCGTTCGAGCCCAATGCGGACGAAGAGATCGACGGGTGAGGCCGCTCAGCTGACGAGCTCGCCCCCCTCGGCGCGGAGCTTCTGCAGGTGCGGCTTGTCGAGCACCTTGAACGGGTCGACCAGGCCGCGCCAGTCTTCGCCACGCTGCTCGATGCGGGCCTCGCTCAGCGGCCCGAGCCGACGACGCGCCAGCGCCAGGTAGTTGATCCGCTCGGGGGCGAGCCCCATGATCCGCGCCACGGTGGCGTCGAGCGCCGCGGGGTTGGCGCCCACCGCCACGAGGCCCATGTGCTTGCGGCTGCCGAGGATCGGGCCGTCGCCCTCCATGCAGTCGACGCCGTCCACCACGCCGATCACGCGCGGCAGCGTGGCGTTGATGTCGGCCACCGTTTGGGGGATGCCGTTGTGGTGCAAAACGTTCTTGGGCCAACCGTATTTGATGCCGGGGATGACGCCGTACAGGTTCTTCATGGAGCAGGTCATGCCGACCCAGTGGTGGGTCTTCATCTTCGGCATCGAGACGACGAGGTCGGCCTCGAGCACGCTCTCGGGCAAGTAGAGCCCTGGCAGCTTGCTGAAGCGGCCGCGGTTGCGTCGCCAGCCGACCCGCTCGTAGTTGAGGTCGCGGAACACGAGGCCGGCGTCGGCGAGCGCCTCGCCGACTCCCGACTCGATCAGCGCCGTCTCGGTGTCGCGCACGTGCCCGGGGCCCTCGCCCACCGTGACCTTGGCGCCCCAGCCGCGGAAGACCTCGGCCGTGGCGACAATCATCGCGGGGTGGGTGGTCATGTGCGGTATCAAACGTGACGGCTCAACCAGGTTCGGCTTGAGCAGCACCCGCTTGCCGGCGAGTGAATCGGGACGCACGCCGACGGCCATCAGGCCGTCGCGGATCGTCGTCTCGAGGCCGCGGTCGTAGCGTTGACCGCTGGCGACGAACACCGGCTCTGCGCCAACGCCCAGCATGCGGAGCGCGGGTCCCGCCACCAGGCCGGCGGCGGCCAGGCCGCCGACTTTCATTGCGGTGCGTCGCGAAACGCAGGGGGCGTTGGGCTTTGCTTGCTGGCTCATCATTGGCTCCCTGCGCCGACGGTCGCCAGCGGCGGGGCCGCGGGGTCGGTCGCCTGCCAAGCGAGGGCGTGCAGGGCCAGCTTTTGCAGCCCGGCGTTCTGGACTCGCGATTGCGCCTTGCTGAGAGCGTCTCTCACGGCGCGTGTGTCGAGACCGTTTGCGGTCAGTCCGAGCGCAACGAACGAGAGCGACATCACGCCCATCGGCTCGGTCGCCAACGCGGACAACGCCTCGAGGGTTCGCTCGAACCGTGGGTCCTCGACCTGCTCATCGGCCAGGGCCCAGGCGGCGATGCCGGTCGGCTGGGCGTGGCGAAGCAGTTCTTGGCCTAGGACGATCGTGTTCCCGTAGTTGCAACCGCCCGCGGGGAGCAGGCGATCGATCAGCAACGCCACCGCCTCGCGCGTGCGGTCGTGTCCGGCGAGGCCCGCCGCCTTGAGCGCCAAGACGAAGTAGGCAGTCGGCTCGAGCCACGAATGGGTGTCGGCGGCCCACGACCAGCCGGTGAGAGTCATGTCGTGGCCGACGTTCTCGTTCGGCTCGCCGGTCCAGCCACGGTCTGCCAAGGCCCACTCCACGGCGCGGCGTGTGGCGTCCTGGTAACGGGGCTCGGGCGAGTGGCGGTCGATCTCGCACCAGGCGAGGATCGCCAACGCCGTGGGCCAACGCGGCTCGGGCTGGTCGGCCATGACGCCGACCGAGCCGTCCGCGGCTTGCCTTGCGGCGAGCCAGTCGCCCGCCAAGCGGGCCCGGAGGTCCTGTCCGGCGCGGGCCAAGGCTAAAGCCGACCAAGCGGTGGGTTCGCTCGCCGCCTCGCCGCCGGTGTGGTAACCCCCCACCGGGGCGTGGGCCACGAGATCGATCGGTGTTCCTAGATCTAGCATCAAGCCACACAGAGCGAAGGAAAGTGTACTCAGTACTTTATACCTCGCGATTGCGCTTCGTCCCCGTAGAGAGTGGCGGGCGCGTGACTTGAGCGATTCCGAGAATTATTTTGCCTGCCGATTTGACTCCGGCCGTGGGTGACATAGTTTTCAAGTACCAGCCGGGTGCGACACGATGACGCGTCGCCCCCCGCTCTTGTCCCTCCCACTTTTCCTGCCTGACAAGCGACGCTTCCGCCCCTGTTTCACGGTGAAACGGCGAAGACGTTGCTCCCACCAATCCAAAGAGCCCGACCGCGTTTTCGTTCACGAGAAAGGCAAACCAGTCGCAAGGCTGGGACGCAAAGCTCCGGGTCAGTGTCGGTAACACGTCGCTGATGGCCGAGCTGCCGAATGGAAGCTGGGGCGAGTCCTGCCACGCAGGCCGAGCCCGGAATGGATGCGACCTCTTTCCCGAGGCGACTTCGCAAAAGCGTTAAATAACCGATTCCTGAGCAGTATTTGGCGGGCTCACCCCGAGCCGAAAGGCAGGGGGTTACCGCAAAGGGATCTACCACCGGGGGCGATCATTGAAAGCCCCCGTCACAAGCAGGGCGCCGACCCGTCGGGCCGGTCCCCATACCTGGAGATGTACCACTATGAAGAAGTTCGCGAAGAAGGTTCAACAGTTCCTGGTCTCCGAAGACGGCCCCACGGCTGTCGAGTACGCGGTGATGCTGGCGCTCATTGTGATCGTCTGTCTCACGGCGATCCGGTCGATCGGCACCAACGCCTCGGCTACGTTTACTGACGTCGCCGGACAGTTGGGATCGGCCAGCTGATACGTATCTCGACGCCGGTGTGGTCAGGCCCCTGCTTGTCCATGTCGAAACACTGCACCCCGGTCGGCGCTTCGGCGCCGGGCGGGGTGTTTTATGCGCGGTCGGGTTGGCCGGGGCGGCTTGGGCCGGTCGCGAGGGTCGCGCCGGTTGGGCGCCCCGCGATGGCGGATGTTGGCGTCAGACCGCACTGCGTGATCCGCCCGCGACCGGTTTCGCGTCCTAGCCTTGTGCGAGAACAAATCGAGCCGCCGCCGTGGCGGCCCGCCGAACACGGGCGAACGCCTGAAAACACCACCGAATCTGGATGATCCGATGCTCGACCCCGCCTACCTGCTCGATTCCGTCGTGGCCAACTGGCCGATCTGGTTCGTCACGATCACGCTCGTCGTGGCCGCGGTGATCGATGGGCTGCAATTGAAAGTGCCCAACTGGATCACCTTCCCGATGATCGTCAGCGGCTGGGTCTACTGCACGACCCTGGGTCCCTACGCCGGCTGGGAAGGGCTGCTTTACAGCCTCGTCGGCACGGCCGTGGGCCTGTTGCTGCTGCTGCCCGCCTACGCGATCGGCGGCATGGGCGCCGGCGACGTGAAGCTGATGGCCGGCATCGGCGCCTGGGTCGGCGTGACGGTCACCGTCTGGTCGTTCGCCTTCACCGCCGTGATCGGCGGCTTGATCGCCCTCGGCATGGTCTTCTTCAAGAAGCGTTGGGACAAGCACCACGGACAGTTCTGGCACATCTGGAACGAGATCCTCACCGTCAAAGACCCCGAAAAGCTCGCTGCTATCGCCAAGGAGCGCAAGCCCACGATGATGCTGCTGCCGTACGGGATCCCGATCGCCATCGGCACGATCGCCTACTTCGCCTGGGCCGACATGCTGCTCGCCTGAGCGGCGACACGGGGACCGGGCGTCGCGGGGCGACTTTGTCGGGCTCGCGGAACGAATCGTTCAGTCCGCTTGGTTTGTCTGGACCGGATGCGCCGGTCTTGCCGAAGTAAACGACGGGCTGCGGAACCAAGTGAGGGCTAGCGTCGATTGCACGCACCCACGCCACCTCGGAGCGGTCCCTACCAGGGGGAGACTCGATGAAACCCAAAACTCTCATGTTGCTGGCGCTGGCGCTCGGCTGTGGCCTGGTGGCCTCGATCGGCATCAGCCAGGTGATGGAAGCCAATTCCAAACGCCCGGCCGCTCAGCTCGAGACCACGCCGATCTTTGTCGCTCTGCACAATATCAACCTCGGCGACCCGATCGAGGCGAGTATGGTGTCGCTGCAGGAGTGGCCCAAGGACCGCATCCCGCCCGGCTCGGTGACGCTGCTCGAAAACCTCGAGGGACGCCGCCCGCGCACGGTGATCGTGGCCGGCATGCCGATCCTCGACGCCCAGCTGCTAGCCCAGGGCGAGTTTGCCGACCCGATCGTCAACATCCCCGATGGCTACCGCCTGTCGACCATTTCGGTCAACGCCGAGAAGAGCGCCGCCGGTCTGCTGAGCCCGGGCGACCGGGTCGACATCCAGCTGTACGTTTCCGCGAACCAGCGGAACGGCATCGCGGAGACGATGACCCGGCTGATCCTGCAGAACATCCGCGTGTTCGCCGTCGAGCAGGCCGTGCAACGCACGGCCGAGGGCGCCGAATCGAAGAACATCCCCAAGACGGTCTCGTTGCTGGTGACCCCGGAGCAGGCGAGCAAGCTCGACTTGGCCCAAAACCTGGGCGAGCTGAGCCTGATCCCGCGCAACCCGAACGACGAGGGCGCCTCGAAGATCATCGAGATCACGGCCGCCGACCTGCTCGGCACCGGCTCCTCGAAGAACACCCGTAAGAAAGAGCAGAACCGCGACGCGGCCCCCGGCATCGACAAGAAGGGCGGCTTCCTGTCGTCGATGGTCGGATTGATCCGGAAAGCGGCCGACGACCGGCCGCCGTTCTCCATGGAAGTCGTCGAGGCCGACACGGTCCGTGAGGTGCTGTTCGATCCGATCACTGGCCGCGCGATCCGCAGCGATGAAGACGACCAATCCCCGAGACTCGATCGGATGCCGACGCAGCCGTCGTCGTTCGACGCGCCCGGGACTTCGGGCGCAGACACGATCAAGACCCAAGGCCAAGAGATCGATTTTCCGATCGATTTTGGCGACGCCGGCTGAACGCGTCGCCCGCGGTCAACAAGAGCCCAAGCAGACATTCCCACTATTGCCGCGGCGGTGAAGGATCACCTGCCGACGAGCCGTGCAGCCGCCCCAACGCGGCGCGGACGAACGCCCTAGGCGGAAACAGGAAGTACAAGGATGTACGATCGCACCCACAGGCGCCCGACCCTCCGCACCCTGGTGCTGCTGGCCCTCGGCGCTCTGCTCGTGTTGCCCGGCGACCTCCAAGCGGCGCCGGCGACGATCACCAACCCGGGCACGCTGATCCGCAAGATCGCCAGCTCCAACGAGCAGCTGGAGATCACCACCAATTCGAGCCGCATCCTGACGCTCGGCAAGAAGATCCCACGGGTGCAGGTCAACAACCCCGAGCTGCTGAGCGTGACGCCGCTCTCGGCGACGCAGGTGCAGATCTCGGCCAAGAAGGCCGGCGTCACGCAGGTCAACCTGTGGGACGAGGACGACCAGATCTACACGGTCGACGTGTTCATCTACGGCGACGTCCGCGAGCTGGAAAACGCTCTGAAGACGCAGTTCCCCAACTCCTCGATCCGCGTTTACCGCTACAGCAACAGCCTGGTGCTCACCGGCTTCATCGACCGGCCCGACTACGTCGACCCGATCCGCGAGCTGGCCGAGGACTACGCCCCCAAGGTGATCAACAACATCTCCGTGGGCGGCGTGCAGCAGATCCTGCTGAAGGTGAAGGTTTACGAAGTCTCACGCACGCACCTGCGTCAACTCGGCGTCGACTGGGCCCAGGTCTCGAGCAGCGGCGCCTACGCCGTGAACGGCGTGAGCGGCGTGGTGACGAGCGTCACCTCGACAGGGGGCGCCACGACGATCACCGACGCGGCAAACGCCACCTTCGAGTTCGGCGTGACGAACGGCAACAATCAGCTGTTTGGCTACCTCAACGCCCTGAATCAGAAGAACCTGGTCAAGGTGCTCGCCGAGCCGAACATCGTGGCCATCAGCGGCCGACCGGCCCAATTCAACGAAGGCGGCGAGCTGCCGATCATCGTGCCCCAGAGCTTGGGCAACGTGTCGATCGAGTACAAGCCTTACGGCACGCAGATCGACTTCCTGCCGATCGTGCTGGGCAACGGCAAGGTGCGTCTCGAGGTTCGACCTAGGATCAGTGAGGTCGACGAATCGCGCTCGATCACCCTCAACGGCACCGAGGTCCCGGCCCTCACGGTGCGGCAAGTCGACACGGCTGTCGAGATGCGAGCCGGCCAGACGCTGGCGATCGCCGGCCTCATCCAGCAGCGCAGCAACGCTCTGCACCGCGGCCTGCCGTTCTTCTCGGATATCCCGATCCTCGGCGTGCCTTTCCGCCGGGTGTCGGAAGAATCGAACGAGATCGAGTTGCTGATCCTTGTCACGCCCGAGTTCGTCGACGCGCTGGAGCCGCACGAAGTGCCGCCCTGCGGGCCTGGCATGGGCACGATGTCCCCCAGCGACGAGCAGCTCTACCTGAACGGCAACATCGAGGCTCCCAACTACTGCAACCAGTGCGGCCCGAACGGTTGCTACGACAACTGCTGCAACAACCGCATGGGCGGCGGCATGGGCAACTGCGGCGCCGACGGATGCGGCGTGGGCGGCCCCCCCAACGGGAACTACCCCGTGATGGGTTACCCCAACGGGGCCCACCCAAACGGGGCCTACCAGAGCGGCACGCCGCAGATGGCGCCGGGCTACGAGTCCCACGGGCCCGTCGAAGTGATCAATCCCTACAAGGAGGCGCCCGTCGAGTCGTCCCTCATGCCGGGCGAGGCGATCCAAACGCCTGCGGCCGCGATCAATGGCCCCAATGCGGCCAACCAGCAGCCCGTGACGCCGCTGGCGTCGGAGGCCGAGTCGTCCGCCGGCGATGCGCCCCAGGGCCCCAGCCTGGGGGTGGTAGCCCCCGGGGCGGCCTACAGCACCGCTCGTCGGCCGCAATTCAGTCGCCCCGCCGCCAACGCTTACGGCGACGTCGACGGCTCGGGATCGGGCCTGATCGGTCCTGTCGGTTATGACGACAACTGAGACTCGGCTTGGCGTGTTGGCTCCCGCGCCGTACTTATGAGCTACGTTCTAGTAGCCTGAGCCTACAAGGCGTGGCTCTCCGTGCGGACTTCCTGTGCCGCACGTTCGAGCGCCCGCCCACCGCAACGCCGCCGATCCAAATGTCCAACGTACTCCGACTCGCCATTG harbors:
- a CDS encoding DUF362 domain-containing protein, translated to MSQQAKPNAPCVSRRTAMKVGGLAAAGLVAGPALRMLGVGAEPVFVASGQRYDRGLETTIRDGLMAVGVRPDSLAGKRVLLKPNLVEPSRLIPHMTTHPAMIVATAEVFRGWGAKVTVGEGPGHVRDTETALIESGVGEALADAGLVFRDLNYERVGWRRNRGRFSKLPGLYLPESVLEADLVVSMPKMKTHHWVGMTCSMKNLYGVIPGIKYGWPKNVLHHNGIPQTVADINATLPRVIGVVDGVDCMEGDGPILGSRKHMGLVAVGANPAALDATVARIMGLAPERINYLALARRRLGPLSEARIEQRGEDWRGLVDPFKVLDKPHLQKLRAEGGELVS
- a CDS encoding lysylphosphatidylglycerol synthase transmembrane domain-containing protein — translated: MSAPAAKTSRKGAAAALVKVAKLLCGLTLLGVLAWQAQAHDSFARLVREPKRWDFLLGAVAITAAAMLVSFQRWRLVARAAGVEMSVLEALRLGSLGFAMNFIALGSVGGDVFKAAFLAKRQPGKGPAAVASVLLDRALGLFTMLAYASVAAAAAGCLSYQSGMPEAAVGVGRGAAIGLAIGAVGVAIALLTPTRWIARVAAATELRLGASAANLLRTWLECRSRGATMAAALAMNLFGQALLILGFYCVARGLPLAVPGLLEHFVIAPLGLIAAALPISPNGLGTTEAAVELLYRALGDGATGSETVGATSGVVAGNGALVAFGHRLTLMLLGGLAGLYYFTAPAARVAMATESAE
- a CDS encoding type II and III secretion system protein family protein: MYDRTHRRPTLRTLVLLALGALLVLPGDLQAAPATITNPGTLIRKIASSNEQLEITTNSSRILTLGKKIPRVQVNNPELLSVTPLSATQVQISAKKAGVTQVNLWDEDDQIYTVDVFIYGDVRELENALKTQFPNSSIRVYRYSNSLVLTGFIDRPDYVDPIRELAEDYAPKVINNISVGGVQQILLKVKVYEVSRTHLRQLGVDWAQVSSSGAYAVNGVSGVVTSVTSTGGATTITDAANATFEFGVTNGNNQLFGYLNALNQKNLVKVLAEPNIVAISGRPAQFNEGGELPIIVPQSLGNVSIEYKPYGTQIDFLPIVLGNGKVRLEVRPRISEVDESRSITLNGTEVPALTVRQVDTAVEMRAGQTLAIAGLIQQRSNALHRGLPFFSDIPILGVPFRRVSEESNEIELLILVTPEFVDALEPHEVPPCGPGMGTMSPSDEQLYLNGNIEAPNYCNQCGPNGCYDNCCNNRMGGGMGNCGADGCGVGGPPNGNYPVMGYPNGAHPNGAYQSGTPQMAPGYESHGPVEVINPYKEAPVESSLMPGEAIQTPAAAINGPNAANQQPVTPLASEAESSAGDAPQGPSLGVVAPGAAYSTARRPQFSRPAANAYGDVDGSGSGLIGPVGYDDN
- a CDS encoding Flp family type IVb pilin — protein: MKKFAKKVQQFLVSEDGPTAVEYAVMLALIVIVCLTAIRSIGTNASATFTDVAGQLGSAS
- the cpaB gene encoding Flp pilus assembly protein CpaB, which codes for MKPKTLMLLALALGCGLVASIGISQVMEANSKRPAAQLETTPIFVALHNINLGDPIEASMVSLQEWPKDRIPPGSVTLLENLEGRRPRTVIVAGMPILDAQLLAQGEFADPIVNIPDGYRLSTISVNAEKSAAGLLSPGDRVDIQLYVSANQRNGIAETMTRLILQNIRVFAVEQAVQRTAEGAESKNIPKTVSLLVTPEQASKLDLAQNLGELSLIPRNPNDEGASKIIEITAADLLGTGSSKNTRKKEQNRDAAPGIDKKGGFLSSMVGLIRKAADDRPPFSMEVVEADTVREVLFDPITGRAIRSDEDDQSPRLDRMPTQPSSFDAPGTSGADTIKTQGQEIDFPIDFGDAG
- a CDS encoding A24 family peptidase, with protein sequence MLDPAYLLDSVVANWPIWFVTITLVVAAVIDGLQLKVPNWITFPMIVSGWVYCTTLGPYAGWEGLLYSLVGTAVGLLLLLPAYAIGGMGAGDVKLMAGIGAWVGVTVTVWSFAFTAVIGGLIALGMVFFKKRWDKHHGQFWHIWNEILTVKDPEKLAAIAKERKPTMMLLPYGIPIAIGTIAYFAWADMLLA